Genomic DNA from Candidatus Hydrogenedentota bacterium:
GCTTCCACTCGCCGCAGCACGCGAACCGGATGGGCATCTCGGTCATTCACCAGGAGCTGTCGCTGATTCCCCACATGAGCGTGGCGGACAACATCTTTCTGGGCCGGGAGCGCTGCGCGGGGCCGGGCTGGGTGCGGTTCGGCGAGGAGCGCCGCGAGTGCGGCGCGATTCTGGCGCGCCTCGGGCTGCGCATCCCCCCGTCGGACATTGTTGGGGACCACCCCATCTCCACGCAGCAGACCATCGAGATAGCCAAGGCGCTGGCCTTTGAGGCGCGGGTGATCGTGATGGACGAGCCAACCAGCTCGCTCACCAAGCCCGAGGTGGAGCGGCTTTTCGGGCTCATCGGTGAACTGCGCCGCCAGGGCTGCGGCATTGTGTACATCACGCACAAGATGGAGGAAATTTACCGGGTGGCCGACCGCATCACGGTGCTGCGGGACGGGCGTCTGGTGGGCACGGCGGCCGCGCCGGAACTGCCCAGGGCCAAACTGATCCACTGGATGGTGGGCCGGGCCATGGAGGAGCAGTTTCCCCGGCATAAACAGGAACCCGGCCCGGTCCGGCTGGAGGTGCGC
This window encodes:
- a CDS encoding sugar ABC transporter ATP-binding protein; this translates as MGGQLLTMRGIGKAFSGVRVLEGVDFDLIAGEVHILAGENGAGKSTLIKILAGVHTEYEGEIALNGEPVRFHSPQHANRMGISVIHQELSLIPHMSVADNIFLGRERCAGPGWVRFGEERRECGAILARLGLRIPPSDIVGDHPISTQQTIEIAKALAFEARVIVMDEPTSSLTKPEVERLFGLIGELRRQGCGIVYITHKMEEIYRVADRITVLRDGRLVGTAAAPELPRAKLIHWMVGRAMEEQFPRHKQEPGPVRLEVRGFTVPDPAGLPRPAVDNVSFSARAGEILGIGGLQGSGASELLNGLFGVHGRAVRGGALLDGAPLKIHSPAGALRQGVALLTNDRKTTGLVLGMSVTWNITLASMGRFSPGGWVRHGRERA